The Cryptococcus deuterogattii R265 chromosome 3, complete sequence genome has a segment encoding these proteins:
- a CDS encoding CK1/CK1/CK1-G protein kinase, with amino-acid sequence MATTHVIGSSNPSAHLTSSGSHSSSSSNIVGVHYKVGKKIGEGSFGVIFEGTNLLNSQTVAIKFEPRKSDAPQLRDEYRSYKILSGCLGIPQVYYFGQEGLHNILVIDLLGPSLEDLFDMCGRKFTVKTCCMTAKQMLSRVQTIHEKNLIYRDIKPDNFLIGRPNTKNANLIHVVDFGMAKQYRDPKTKQHIPYRERKSLSGTARYMSINTHLGREQSRRDDLEALGHVFFYFLRGGLPWQGLKAATNKQKYEKIGEKKQTTPIAELVEGYPNEFSIYLNYVRKLTFDETPDYDFLRGLFDLALSNSGEMDDGVYDWMMLNNGQGWESSGRQSAAQAEIARHNTRGRDREYRDRVDKLRNGSAANQPSPGKPRKSGSALPNISNQAMVGVSAPSPLPQSRRQSQQGGHPFASSKVLPGERNETYDASNVAVQSQAGLQPISPMNVNSRGGNTAANSQQVGEGDYHQENKGNGFIRFITCGCFR; translated from the exons ATGGCCACCACGCACGTCATCGGCTCTTCCAACCCAAGTGCCCATCTCACCTCCTCTGGAAGTCACTCTTCCAGCTCGAGCAACATCGTCGGCGTCCATTACAAGGtcggcaagaagattggaGAAGGCTCATTTGGCGTCATCTTTGAAG GCACAAACTTGCTCAATTCGCAGACAGTCGCCATCAAGTTT GAACCTCGGAAATCAGATGCCCCTCAACTCCGTGATGAGTATAGAAGCTACAAGATCTTGAGCGGGTGCC TCGGTATCCCTCAGGTATATTACTttggtcaagaaggttTGCATAACATCCTTGTGATCGACTTGCTGGGCCCGTCTCTTGAAGACTTATTTGACATGTGCGGAAGGAAATTTACTGTCAAAACGTGCTGTATGACTGCTAAGCAGATG CTCTCGCGGGTACAGACCATCCACGAAAAAAACTTAATTTACCGTGATATCAAACCCGACAACTTTTTGATTGGACGACCGAATACCAAGAACGCCAATCTCATCCACGTCGTTGATTTTGGTATGGCAAAGCAATACAGAGACCCAAAGAC GAAGCAACACATTCCCTatagagaaagaaagagccTGAGCGGAACTGCCCGTTACATGAGTATCAATACCCATCTGGGTCGAG AGCAATCCCGACGAGATGATCTCGAAGCTCTTGGTCATGTGTTCTTCTACTTCCTTCGTGGCGGTCTTCCATGGCAAGGCCTCAAGGCGGCCACAAACAAGCAAAAGTATGAGAAAattggagaaaagaagcagacaACCCCCATTGCTGAACTTGTGGAAGGTTATCCCA ACGAATTTTCTATCTATCTCAATTATGTGCGCAAATTGACATTTGATGAGACGCCCGACTATGACTTTTTACGAGGTTTGTTTGACCTGGCTTTGTCCAATAGCggagagatggacgatGGTGTATATGACTGGATGATGTTAAACAATGGTCAAGGATGGGAGTCTTCGGGG CGTCAATCTGCTGCCCAGGCTGAGATCGCTCGACACAACACACGCGGTCGAGACAGGGAGTATCGAGACAGGGTCGACAAACTTAGAAACGGATCCGCTGCTAATCAGCCTTCCCCAGG CAAACCAAGAAAATCTGGCTCAGCTTTGCCGAATATCAGCAACCAAGCCATGGTCGGTGTCTCGGCGCCTAGCCCGTTACCTCAATCCCGACGACAATCGCAGCAAGGTGGGCATCCCTTTGCCTCTAGCAAGGTCCTGCcaggagagaggaatgaAACGTATGACGCTTCCAACGTAGCTGTGCAATCCCAAGCAGGTCTGCAGCCCATTAGCCCCATGAACGTCAACTCCAGAGGAGGCAACACAGCTGCCAATTCTCAACAGgtcggagaaggagattacCACCAAGAGAACAAGGGAAATGGTTTTATCAGATTTATAACCTGCGGCTGCTTCCGATAG
- a CDS encoding U6 snRNA-associated Sm-like protein LSm8, which translates to MASIESYVDHTVQVILQDGRVIVGKLKGYDPRTNLILSDSVEREFSMEQGVEMVPLGLYVIKGDNVAVVAELDEEKDSTINYNDIRAEPLPELRY; encoded by the exons ATGGCCTCGATCGAGAGCTATGTTGACC ACACTGTCCAAGTCATTTTGCAGGATGGTCGCGTTATCGTT GGAAAGCTAAAAGGATATGATCCGCGTACGAATCTCATTCTCTCCGACTCGGTGGAACGTGAATTTTCTATGGAGCAAGGGGTTGAGATGGTCCCGTTGGGTCTCTATGTGATAAAGGGAGACAATGT TGCGGTAGTGGCAGagttggatgaggagaaagatagCACCATCAACTATAACGACATCCGGGCAGAACCTCTACCCGAATTACGGTATTAA
- a CDS encoding V-type H+-transporting ATPase subunit E, whose protein sequence is MSRSGALDDNEIQSEMNKMVAFISQEAREKAREIQVKADEEFAIEKAKIVRQESLAIDAQFEKKRKQAEVSWKISQSTAINNSRLKILQSRSDHLETLFDEANKQVMELSGGDRYKDALVNLILEVLLKLLSPDVTLSHRPKDAKLVEKSSQEAQKRYKDIAGRESNISFDPSLPDDSPGGIIGTSMGGKIKVDNTLEERLKILEEKMLPELRHDLFGPNENRKFYT, encoded by the exons ATGTCTCGTTCTGGGGCCCTTGACGACAATGAAATTCAGTCAGAGATGAACAAGATG GTGGCATTCATCTCTCAAGAAGCGAGGGAGAAAGCTAGAGAGATTCAGGTAAAGGCGGACGAAGAATTTGCTATTGAAAAG GCAAAGATTGTCAGGCAGGAATCTCTTGCTATTGATGCCCAGTTCGAGAAGAAACGAAAGCAAGCAGAGGTCAGCTGGAAGAT TTCTCAGTCGACGGCCATCAATAACTCCCGCTTGAAAATCCTGCAATCACGCAGTGACCATCTTGAGACCTTATTCGATGAGGCTAATAAGCAGGTCATGGAATTGAGTGGGGGAGACAGGTATAAGGACGCTCTCGTGAACCTGATCCTCGAG GTGCTCTTAaagcttctttctcctgaCGTTACCCTGTCTCATCGTCCAAAGGACGCGAAGCTCGTAGAGAAGAGCTctcaagaagctcaaaaaCGGTATAAGGATATTGCAGGCCGAGAGTCGAATATATCTTTTGATCCAAGTCTCCCTGATGACAGTCCCGGTGGTATCATTGGGACATCGATGGGAGGCAAAATCAAAGTGGATAATactttggaagaaagactAAAGattttggaagagaag ATGCTGCCTGAGTTGAGACATGATCTGTTTGGTCCCAACGAGAACCGAAAATTCTACACT TAA
- a CDS encoding histone acetyltransferase type B catalytic subunit, giving the protein MAETLEEWISDSNEALNLQMVRTPEDTSLLQYEEQRNADVFSPAFTYPVFGDNEKIFGYKGLNIKLHFASGSLRQYLDISYDTKLASSTTPPDEIEGALYKFIPPDYTKSEVEFQKRVSDDAEAFKPLGEKIGSYVRPSAGRKGKGQGGMAAGKSLEDNEDAVVYEMYKATWSSPGFREYHRRMQIFVLLFIEGGSYVHEDEDAWEFIVLYERRKRPDSGIFTYHLVGYVSVYPFWCYPDRVRLRLSQFVILPPYQHQGHGSKLYTTLFQHMLDRTEVAELTVEDPAEAFEDLRDRNDLRFLVKEGIEKDPMLYVDIGKGKRGSRVEWEQAIRRKYKIAQRQFDRLLEMLLFRQLDKRNPDKVKAYRLHVKARLYRFNYEMLSQMTVEERKDALAKTYESVVEDYERILRMTFG; this is encoded by the exons ATGGCCGAAACACTCGAGGAATGGATTAGCGACTCTAATGAGGCTTTGAACTTGCAGATGG TTCGCACCCCTGAGGATACCAGTCTCCTTCAGTACGAGGAACAGCGGAACGCTGATGTATTCAGCCCTGCATTCACATACCCAGTTTTTGGCGATAATGAGAAGATATTCGGCTACAAAGGATTAAATATCAAA CTTCACTTTGCTTCAGGCAGCCTTCGACAGTACCTTGATATAAGCTATGATACTAAACTAGCATCAAGCACAACGCCCCCcgatgagattgaagggGCTCTTTATAAATTCATCCCACCAGACTATACCAAATCAGAGGTTGAATTCCAAAAGAGAGTTTCTGATGACGCGGAGGCATTCAAGCCTCTAGGTGAGAAAATCGGATCATATGTTCGTCCCTCAGCCGGAagaaagggcaaaggccaaggaggaaTGGCGGCCGGGAAAAGCCTCGAGGATAATGAAGATGCAGTGGTGTACGAAATGTACAAG GCGACGTGGAGTAGCCCTGGATTCCGAGAATATCACCGCAGAATGCAgatcttcgtcctccttttcatcgAAGGCGGAAGTTACGTACAT gaagacgaggacgCCTGGGAATTCATTGTCCTTTACGAACGCCGCAAAAGACCGGACTCTGGCATCTTCACCTATCATCTCGTTGGCTATGTTTCTGTCTACCCATTTTGGTGTTATCCGGACCGTGTAAGGTTACGTCTGAGCCAGTTTGTCATTTTGCCCCCTTATCAACATCAGGGCCACGGCT CCAAGTTGTACACCACACTCTTTCAACATATGCTCGATCGGACTGAAGTTGCCGAACTTACTGTAGAAGATCCTGCCGAGGCCTTCGAGGATCTGAGAGATAGAAACGACCTAAGGTTTCTAGTGAAAGAGGGGATTGAAAAAGATCCGATGCTATATGTTGATATCGGGAAAGGTAAACGCGGGTCAAGGGTAGAATGGGAGCAAGCCATCCGTAGGAAGTATAAGATAGCACAAAGACAGTTCGACAGGTTGCTGGAAATGCTGTTATTTCGACAGCTAGACAAGAGAAACCCCGACAAGGTCAAAGCGTACAGATTACATGTCAAAGCTAGACTTTATCGATTCAATTAT GAGATGCTATCGCAGATGACCgttgaggagagaaaggacgCGTTGGCTAAGACTTATGAGTCCGTTGTGGAGGATTATGAACGCATCCTGAGGATGACCTTCGGCTGA